One window from the genome of Paraneptunicella aestuarii encodes:
- a CDS encoding sigma-54 interaction domain-containing protein — MNASVVQSMINAIDKPAIFITPDYVIQAVNQAYIDTYDSKVLIGTSKCFEISHKNDEPCDKHGEDCPLQQCSKTQRNTSVVHIHTTATGKTYCDILMKPVMDDTGITIGFLEILDKINYAAAESQTNKMIGVSPSFKNMLNQINRAAQSEISVLLQGDTGTGKELVAQALHSSSRRKDKPFVVIECTGLSENLFESELFGYEKGAFTGANASKKGLIEVANGGTVFFDEIGDVPLNMQVKLLRLLETQSFRAVGGLTQKKSDFRLVCATHKNLLELVEKGEFRQDLYYRIAGFPIHLPSLCERKEDIPELAYHFLNHSEHQHKTFSPAALEMLCHYPFPGNIRELKSIVEQAALLANDNQIHKNDLPPQVMSKQLTPEAEQDNIVTLEKAEENYLKNVCDEFKGTPDELARILGVSTRTLYRKLQRYGLKLR; from the coding sequence ATGAATGCATCTGTCGTTCAGTCGATGATCAATGCCATAGACAAACCCGCCATATTTATCACGCCAGATTATGTGATCCAGGCCGTTAACCAGGCATATATTGATACCTATGATTCCAAAGTATTGATAGGCACCAGCAAATGTTTCGAAATCTCACATAAAAACGATGAACCCTGCGACAAACATGGCGAAGACTGCCCTCTACAACAATGCAGCAAGACCCAGCGAAACACCAGCGTAGTGCATATCCATACCACAGCCACAGGGAAAACCTATTGCGATATCCTGATGAAGCCAGTAATGGATGACACGGGTATCACTATCGGCTTTTTAGAAATTCTGGACAAAATTAACTACGCCGCAGCCGAGTCCCAAACCAATAAGATGATTGGCGTTTCCCCCAGCTTTAAAAACATGCTCAACCAGATTAATAGGGCGGCACAATCAGAAATTTCCGTTCTTTTACAGGGTGATACTGGCACAGGTAAAGAACTCGTCGCTCAAGCCCTACATAGCTCAAGTAGACGTAAAGACAAACCTTTCGTCGTCATTGAATGTACTGGATTAAGCGAGAACCTGTTTGAATCTGAACTGTTTGGCTACGAAAAAGGCGCATTTACGGGTGCTAATGCCAGTAAAAAAGGCTTAATTGAAGTGGCGAATGGTGGCACGGTGTTCTTTGATGAAATCGGCGATGTGCCACTGAATATGCAAGTGAAACTGCTCCGTTTGTTGGAAACGCAGAGTTTTAGAGCTGTCGGTGGGTTAACCCAGAAAAAATCTGATTTTCGCTTGGTCTGCGCAACCCACAAAAACTTGCTGGAATTAGTGGAAAAAGGCGAGTTTCGTCAGGATTTGTATTACCGCATTGCAGGCTTTCCCATTCACTTGCCTTCTCTTTGTGAGCGCAAAGAAGATATTCCCGAGCTGGCATATCACTTCCTGAATCACTCAGAACACCAGCACAAAACCTTTTCACCTGCCGCGCTGGAAATGCTTTGCCATTACCCGTTTCCCGGCAATATTCGCGAGCTGAAAAGCATTGTCGAACAAGCCGCACTGCTTGCGAATGACAACCAGATTCATAAAAACGATTTACCGCCACAAGTCATGTCAAAGCAACTTACTCCGGAAGCAGAACAAGACAACATCGTCACGCTCGAGAAAGCCGAAGAGAATTATCTGAAAAATGTCTGTGATGAATTTAAAGGAACTCCGGACGAATTAGCCAGGATTCTGGGAGTCAGTACCCGAACTTTATATCGTAAATTGCAGCGATATGGTTTGAAATTGCGGTGA